The following are from one region of the Epinephelus fuscoguttatus linkage group LG11, E.fuscoguttatus.final_Chr_v1 genome:
- the pigh gene encoding phosphatidylinositol N-acetylglucosaminyltransferase subunit H: MMEDEAFTDINGKPISLDCQSHSSLCREFTVSVPKVSIGKVMVYTCCVWLLAYAVFFFTQNTAVLSGAIFVTLAGMMLHIHFVKVDHESLLVIGSLGIQLSSSYASGRETTTFIEMSKIKDIVINEAIYMHQIIYYLCVLLKDPSDPNAVSSVVPLFQSSKPRLSCLVTVYKSCQEILSKS, from the exons ATGATGGAAGATGAGGCGTTCACGGATATTAATGGCAAACCCATATCTCTGGACTGTCAGAGTCACTCCAGCCTCTGCAGGGAGTTCACTGTGAGCGTCCCCAAAGTGTCCATCGGTAAGGTGATGGTGTACACCTGCTGTGTGTGGCTGCTGGCGTACGCTGTGTTCTTCTTCACACAG AACACAGCTGTTCTGTCAGGTGCTATATTCGTTACCCTGGCCGGCATGATGCTTCACATCCACTTTGTGAAGGTAGACCACGAGTCCCTGCTCGTCATCGGCTCTCTGGGCATACAGCTGTCCTCCAGCTACGCGTCAGGCCGCGAGACCACCACCTTCATCGAGATGAGCAAGATCAAGGATATTGTCATCAATGAGGCCATTTACATG CATCAGATCATCTACTACCTTTGTGTGCTGCTGAAGGACCCTTCAGATCCGAACGCAGTGTCAAGTGTTGTGCCATTGTTTCAG aGCTCAAAGCCGAGGCTCAGCTGCTTGGTGACAGTTTATAAAAGCTGTCAGGAGATTCTCTCAAAGAGCTGA